The DNA segment CCGCCGCCGGGCGCTCGTCGACCGCCTGCTGGCCGGCGTCGACGCGGCCCCGGACCCGGGAGCGGATCCGACGACCGCGCTGCTCCAGGCGCTGGGGCTGCCGCCGGGCTGCCTGCCCGACGTCGAGCTGGTGGCCGCGGCCTACCAGCCGCACGCGCCGCAGTCGGCCGCGGCGGACGCGGCCGCCGACCGGCTGGTCGCCCGGTGCGGAGGCCGCACGGAAGCGGCCGCGGCGCGGGTCTGCGTGCTGGTCCAGGCGCACGCCGCGCTCCGGGCCCTGCGCGCCCTGCTCCGGGCGGGTACCGGCGGGCCCCCGGTCCCGACCACCCGCCGGGGTCTATTCGGCGGGGAGCACCGTCGAGGTCGACCTGGACCGGGGCACCCTTCTGCGCCGGTTTTTTTGCCTGCCCCCGTAAGGGCGATCGCTGAGATGTTAGGCCGCCGGGGGGGCGGCGGTGCAGCCCCGGTGTCGGCCGACCTGGCGGCCCGGCGGGCCACCTTCGCCGCGCTGCACCGGGGTCCGCAGCCGCTGCTGCTGCCCAACGCCTGGGACGTCGCGTCCGCGCTGGCCCTGGTGGCCGACGGGCACCCCGCGATCGGGACGACGAGCCTGGGCATCGCGGCGGCCGCCGGTCACCCGGACGCCAGCCGTGCGGTCCGCCGGCACACCGTGGACCTGGTCACCCGGCTGGCGGAGCTGCCGGTGCCGGTGACCGCCGACCTGGAGGACGGCTTCTCCGACGACCCGGCCGAGGTGGCC comes from the Modestobacter italicus genome and includes:
- a CDS encoding isocitrate lyase/PEP mutase family protein — encoded protein: MRLLPSSVLLDPGYRVPAAPTATGGLGWLRAAVPRFSDGEVHARRRALVDRLLAGVDAAPDPGADPTTALLQALGLPPGCLPDVELVAAAYQPHAPQSAAADAAADRLVARCGGRTEAAAARVCVLVQAHAALRALRALLRAGTGGPPVPTTRRGLFGGEHRRGRPGPGHPSAPVFLPAPVRAIAEMLGRRGGGGAAPVSADLAARRATFAALHRGPQPLLLPNAWDVASALALVADGHPAIGTTSLGIAAAAGHPDASRAVRRHTVDLVTRLAELPVPVTADLEDGFSDDPAEVAALVAGLPVAGVNLEDSTGGRLVDPRRHADRVTAVKETCPSVFLNARVDTWWLGRDATLAGTLARAERYVAAGADGVFVPGALTEPDIEALTRALPVPVNVLATPHAMLPRLAELGVRRVSTGSLLFRAALDAAVGVAGRLRDGEPAPPATGYAEVDARSTAGRLRRG